One genomic region from Leptospira tipperaryensis encodes:
- a CDS encoding response regulator encodes MDTKESSKILIVEDETLVAQDIKHRLLRMGYSNLIASFTGEDAIEQAQNFQPDLILMDIILSKGRLNGIETVKRIQEFLNVPIIYLTASSDADTMNEAKKTNPNGFILKPFQTRELQIAIELILYKSDSEKEIQKNEQLTRFTLKSLGEGIIAIDNTEAVYFINTIALRLTGRKEEEVIGRSLKEILNFIPIINLDNVEYGKNTSDSLSIPKEGYLILRNGQKRSVSIFTREIVDNEGQVIGKVFVIREKNE; translated from the coding sequence ATGGATACAAAGGAATCATCGAAGATACTTATCGTAGAGGATGAAACCCTTGTTGCGCAGGATATTAAACATCGTCTTCTGAGAATGGGTTATTCCAATCTTATTGCCTCCTTCACGGGGGAAGACGCGATTGAGCAGGCTCAGAATTTTCAGCCGGACCTGATTTTAATGGATATTATACTTTCTAAAGGGAGGTTAAATGGAATCGAAACTGTGAAAAGAATACAAGAATTTTTGAATGTTCCTATCATATATCTTACGGCTTCTTCGGATGCCGATACGATGAACGAAGCGAAAAAGACAAATCCGAACGGGTTTATTTTAAAACCATTTCAAACGCGTGAATTGCAGATCGCAATCGAACTTATTCTATATAAAAGCGATTCTGAAAAAGAAATTCAGAAAAATGAGCAATTGACTCGTTTTACGCTTAAGAGTCTCGGCGAAGGAATCATTGCAATAGACAACACCGAGGCTGTTTATTTTATTAATACGATCGCGCTTAGGCTGACGGGCAGAAAGGAAGAAGAGGTGATAGGAAGATCGTTAAAAGAAATTCTTAATTTTATTCCGATTATAAATTTAGACAACGTTGAATATGGAAAAAATACTTCCGATTCGCTTTCTATTCCGAAAGAGGGCTATTTAATATTGAGGAATGGACAAAAGAGAAGCGTGTCGATTTTTACTCGGGAAATTGTTGATAACGAAGGTCAAGTAATAGGAAAAGTTTTCGTAATTCGAGAAAAGAATGAGTAG